The DNA segment TTCAATGCTGATATGGAGATGACCCATCCCCTGCTTGAAAGCCTGCTGATCAACAAAGAACGTCTTGGCTATATGGCTTGCCCCTGTCGATTGGCAAACGAAGAGCTTGAAGCGGATAAAGATATCATCTGTCCATGTGTCTATCGAGAAAAAGATGTTGCAGAATATGGAGCATGCTTCTGTGCCCTTTATGTAAGTAAAGAATACAACGAAGGGACGATTGATAAACAGGTTGTTCCTGAACGCAGGCCTGCTGATAAAATTCTTTTTTAAGCACTTGAAGCCCCAATTCTTTGTTGGGGCTTTTTTCCATTGCCAGGGACGCCCCATTCTCGATCAGACTAGGTGCCATGTGATAAAAGTCAGAAAAGATCTGAAAACTCTTCTAGCCCTTGCTTCCCCCTTACGTTCAGGGGATATTTTGGCCGGTATTGCAGCCCGAACGGAAGAAGAACGGATTCGAGCTCAAATGGAGTTGGCTGAAGTGCCACTCAAACGATTTTTAAATGAAACCGTCATCCCTTATGAAGATGATGAGGTTACGCGATTGATTCTTGATGGACATGATAAGTCTGCTTTCAAGAAAATTCGGGGTTTTACAGTTGGAGAATTAAGAGATTGGTTACTTACGGATGAAGTAGACGCTCAATCACTCAAAATACTTTCTCCCGGTTTGACCCCAGAGATGGTTGCAGCAGTATCCAAATTGATGCGTCTTCAAGATCTTGTTCTTGTTGCCTCTAAGTGTTCAGTCATAACCGGGTTCAGGAATACTATAGGCCTTCCGGGTACTTTTTCTGTAAGATTGCAACCGAATCACCCTACTGATAATCTCAAGGGGATAGCTGCTTCGACATTTGATGGTCTGTGCTATGGATGTGGAGATGCTGTTATTGGGATCAATCCAGCGACTGATAACCTTGAAAGTACAACTCGACTTCTTCATATGCTCGATTCAATAATCAATCAGTACGATATCCCAACCCAATCGTGTGTGTTGACCCATGTCACCAGCACAATGGAAGCGATCAAAAGAGGAGCACCGGTTGATATCTGTTTTCAGTCTATTGCCGGAACAGAAAAAGCAAATAAGAGTTTTGGTATCACGCTTGATCTACTACAGGAAGCTTATGAAGCGACACTCTCTCTTCAGAGAGGGACTGTTGGAAATAACGTCATGTATTTTGAAACAGGACAGGGAAGTGCTCTCTCGGCAAATGCTCATCACGGTGTTGATCAGCAGACACTTGAAGTTCGAGCATATGCTGTAGCTCGCAAGTTTAATCCTCTCCTCGTCAATACAGTTGTCGGTTTTATTGGCCCTGAATATTTATATGATGGCAAGCAAATCATCAGAGCTGGATTAGAAGATCATTTTTGCGGCAAACTACTGGGGCTGCCGATGGGGGTGGATATCTGTTACACAAATCACGCTGAGACAGATCAAGATGATATGGATGCCCTGCTGACACTTTTAGGAACAGCACATTGCAATTTCATCATGGGAATACCTGGTGCTGACGATATTATGCTCAATTATCAATCAACATCTTTTCATGATGCTTGTTATCTTCGAAAGCTGCTCAATAAAAAACCAGCCCCTGAATTTGAAGAGTGGTTAGAAAAAATAGGAATTTATGATAGCACTGGAACCCTTTTACCACTTGCAAAAACGAATCAGTTTTTAGCTCTGCCTGATGCGTTTTGTTGAGCTACTTAAAGATATGACCAGCAAAAAAAAAATTGTCACAGCTGACAATTGGGATTCCCTGAAAAAATTTACCGATGCCAGAATTAGCCTTGGGCGTTGTGGGACAAGCCTTCCCTTGAAAGAGAGCCTTGCTTTCAAACTTGCTCATGCTCAAGCTAA comes from the Pseudodesulfovibrio piezophilus C1TLV30 genome and includes:
- a CDS encoding ferredoxin-thioredoxin reductase catalytic domain-containing protein, whose amino-acid sequence is MNAETLYENLRRIQEPKGYYFNADMEMTHPLLESLLINKERLGYMACPCRLANEELEADKDIICPCVYREKDVAEYGACFCALYVSKEYNEGTIDKQVVPERRPADKILF
- a CDS encoding ethanolamine ammonia-lyase subunit EutB translates to MIKVRKDLKTLLALASPLRSGDILAGIAARTEEERIRAQMELAEVPLKRFLNETVIPYEDDEVTRLILDGHDKSAFKKIRGFTVGELRDWLLTDEVDAQSLKILSPGLTPEMVAAVSKLMRLQDLVLVASKCSVITGFRNTIGLPGTFSVRLQPNHPTDNLKGIAASTFDGLCYGCGDAVIGINPATDNLESTTRLLHMLDSIINQYDIPTQSCVLTHVTSTMEAIKRGAPVDICFQSIAGTEKANKSFGITLDLLQEAYEATLSLQRGTVGNNVMYFETGQGSALSANAHHGVDQQTLEVRAYAVARKFNPLLVNTVVGFIGPEYLYDGKQIIRAGLEDHFCGKLLGLPMGVDICYTNHAETDQDDMDALLTLLGTAHCNFIMGIPGADDIMLNYQSTSFHDACYLRKLLNKKPAPEFEEWLEKIGIYDSTGTLLPLAKTNQFLALPDAFC